In Hymenobacter sublimis, a single genomic region encodes these proteins:
- a CDS encoding alpha-amylase family glycosyl hydrolase, with the protein MTPDLPTAPGATETAPALPLVQLDPWLAPYEPVLRRRQQRLRQRLSEITTQCGSLTKFAQAHQRLGLNYDARRRGYWFREWAPAAEALFLVGDFNGWDRQATPLTQGPEGVWEVFLPDKDYQDRLTHHSLYKVHVVTHKGGKDRLPATLRRAVQHPETKDFAAQVWRPETPFAWTDQKFRVPNFVREPLIYEAHVGMALEADRVGSYLEFAAQILPRIQAAGYNCLQLMAVMEHPYYGSFGYHVANFFAVSSRFGTPEELKHLINEAHNRGIAVLLDVVHSHAVKNEAEGLADFDGSGGQYFHEGARGNHPGWDSKLFDYGKPEVQQFLLSNLRYWLEEFHFDGFRFDGITSMLYHHHGEGVSFGSYDQYFGPEVDEDAILYLQLAATLVRECKRSALLIAEDMSGMPGLCRPIAEGGIGFDFRLAMGIPDYWIKLLKHTRDEDWNLHDLWYTLTNRRLGEKTVAYAESHDQALVGDKTLAHWLLDKAIYEHMHKDDADPITARGIALHKLIRLATLSLGGEAYLNFIGNEFGHPEWVDFPREGNNWSHYFARRQWSLADNPDLKYQYLLNFDRAMIKLAKSARVLAGGPAHELNIDSHNQVLIFERSHLIFVFSFHVERSVPDYRFYVPQPGRYRILLTSDDADFGGFQRIDTALTYETFEEDGVNKLSLYVTNRTALVLARVS; encoded by the coding sequence ATGACTCCCGACCTGCCTACTGCCCCCGGTGCTACCGAAACTGCCCCTGCGCTGCCCCTCGTGCAGCTCGACCCGTGGCTGGCACCCTACGAGCCCGTACTCCGCCGCCGCCAGCAGCGGCTACGGCAGCGCCTCTCGGAAATTACAACCCAGTGCGGCTCCCTCACCAAGTTTGCCCAAGCCCACCAGCGCCTGGGTCTCAACTACGACGCCCGCCGCCGGGGCTACTGGTTTCGGGAGTGGGCGCCGGCCGCCGAAGCCCTGTTTCTGGTGGGCGACTTCAACGGCTGGGACCGGCAGGCCACGCCCCTAACCCAGGGCCCGGAGGGCGTATGGGAAGTGTTCCTGCCCGATAAGGACTACCAGGACCGGCTCACCCACCACTCGCTCTATAAGGTGCACGTGGTAACCCACAAAGGAGGCAAAGATCGGCTACCCGCTACCCTGCGTCGTGCCGTGCAACATCCCGAAACTAAAGACTTTGCCGCCCAGGTCTGGAGGCCGGAAACGCCCTTTGCCTGGACCGACCAGAAGTTTCGGGTGCCCAATTTTGTGCGTGAGCCCCTGATTTACGAGGCCCACGTGGGCATGGCCTTGGAGGCCGATCGGGTGGGCTCCTACCTGGAATTTGCCGCGCAAATTCTGCCCCGCATTCAGGCTGCCGGCTACAACTGCCTGCAGCTGATGGCCGTGATGGAGCACCCGTATTACGGCTCCTTTGGCTACCACGTGGCCAATTTCTTTGCGGTATCCTCGCGCTTTGGCACCCCTGAAGAGTTGAAGCACCTCATCAACGAGGCCCATAACCGTGGCATTGCCGTGCTGCTCGACGTGGTGCACTCCCACGCCGTGAAAAACGAGGCCGAAGGACTGGCCGACTTTGATGGCTCCGGCGGGCAGTATTTCCACGAAGGCGCCCGCGGCAACCACCCCGGTTGGGACTCCAAGCTTTTTGACTACGGCAAGCCTGAGGTGCAGCAGTTTCTACTCAGCAACCTGCGCTACTGGCTGGAGGAGTTTCACTTCGATGGGTTCCGCTTCGATGGCATCACCAGCATGCTCTACCACCACCACGGCGAAGGCGTCAGCTTTGGCTCCTACGACCAGTATTTCGGCCCGGAGGTAGACGAGGACGCCATTCTGTACCTGCAGCTGGCCGCTACCCTGGTGCGGGAGTGCAAGCGCAGCGCCCTGCTCATTGCCGAGGACATGAGCGGCATGCCCGGCCTCTGCCGGCCCATTGCGGAGGGCGGTATCGGCTTTGATTTTCGCTTGGCCATGGGCATCCCCGACTACTGGATCAAGCTCCTCAAGCACACCCGCGACGAGGACTGGAACCTGCACGACCTCTGGTATACCCTCACCAACCGCCGCCTCGGCGAGAAAACCGTGGCCTACGCCGAGAGCCACGACCAAGCCCTGGTGGGCGACAAAACCCTGGCCCACTGGCTGCTGGACAAGGCCATTTATGAGCACATGCACAAGGACGATGCCGACCCCATCACGGCCCGCGGCATTGCCTTGCACAAGCTTATCCGGCTGGCTACCCTGAGTTTGGGCGGCGAGGCTTACCTCAACTTTATTGGTAATGAATTCGGCCACCCGGAGTGGGTGGATTTTCCCCGGGAAGGCAACAACTGGAGCCACTACTTCGCCCGCCGCCAGTGGAGCCTGGCCGACAACCCCGACCTAAAGTACCAGTACCTGCTCAACTTCGACCGGGCCATGATTAAACTGGCCAAGTCGGCGCGGGTATTGGCCGGCGGCCCGGCTCACGAGCTCAACATCGACAGCCACAACCAGGTCCTGATTTTCGAGCGGAGCCACCTGATCTTCGTGTTCAGCTTCCACGTCGAGCGGAGCGTGCCCGACTACCGCTTCTACGTGCCCCAGCCCGGCCGCTACCGCATCCTGCTC
- the ggt gene encoding gamma-glutamyltransferase: protein MKRFLSPLALLAVLAACSAPQHTTAPGAAATLAAPVPTATPVVTDKVMVVSAHPEATRVGVEILRRGGNAYDAAVAVQFALAVVFPVAGNIGGGGFLLYRGADGQEGALDFRETAPAAATRDMYLDKQGNVIPDLSTLGHLAAGVPGTVAGMAELHQKLGKLPWKDVVQPAVDLAAKGVVLTEKEAAGLNRQRDTFLKVNQSAALIRPQDEWKTGENFVQSELARTLERIRDQGRAGFYAGATADYIVAEMQRGKGIITKQDLANYQPKWRTPLHGKYRGYEVLTFPPPSSGGVALLQMLQMLEPYNLGKAGWHSPQATHWITEAERRVYADRATYLGDPDFGRVPVAQLLEKSYNQRRMASILPYRATPSAQVTAGTGLPGYESDQTTHYNIVDAQGNAVSCTTTLNGAYGSKVVVAGAGFLLNNEMDDFSSKPGTPNAYGLVGGAANAIAPGKRMLSSMTPAILTKNKKLALVVGTPGGSTIITSVMQAILNTLDYGLNAQQAVAAPRLHHQWLPDQIDVEAGALLPAAQDTLRARGYLFNPRAPWGRVEVIRVLPGGQLEGGADPRGDDAAAGY, encoded by the coding sequence ATGAAACGCTTTTTGTCCCCGCTGGCCCTCCTGGCGGTGCTAGCGGCCTGCTCAGCCCCGCAGCACACTACTGCCCCCGGCGCTGCCGCTACCCTGGCCGCCCCGGTGCCCACAGCTACCCCCGTCGTCACGGATAAGGTGATGGTTGTATCGGCGCATCCGGAGGCCACGCGCGTGGGAGTAGAGATTCTGCGCCGGGGTGGCAACGCCTACGATGCGGCCGTGGCCGTGCAGTTTGCCCTGGCGGTGGTGTTTCCCGTGGCAGGCAACATCGGGGGCGGGGGCTTTCTGCTCTACCGTGGCGCCGATGGCCAGGAGGGCGCCCTAGATTTTCGGGAAACCGCCCCCGCCGCCGCTACCCGCGACATGTACCTAGATAAGCAAGGCAACGTAATTCCGGACCTGAGCACGCTGGGCCACCTGGCCGCCGGCGTGCCCGGCACCGTGGCCGGCATGGCAGAGCTGCACCAAAAACTGGGTAAGCTGCCATGGAAAGACGTGGTGCAGCCCGCCGTGGACCTAGCCGCCAAGGGCGTAGTGCTGACCGAGAAGGAAGCCGCCGGGCTGAACCGCCAGCGCGACACGTTCCTGAAGGTAAACCAAAGCGCCGCCCTTATCCGTCCCCAGGACGAATGGAAAACCGGCGAAAACTTCGTGCAGAGTGAACTGGCGCGCACGCTGGAACGCATCCGCGACCAGGGCCGCGCCGGTTTCTATGCAGGCGCTACTGCCGACTATATCGTGGCAGAGATGCAGCGCGGCAAGGGCATCATCACCAAACAGGACCTAGCGAATTACCAGCCCAAGTGGCGCACGCCCCTGCACGGCAAGTACCGGGGTTACGAGGTGCTGACGTTTCCGCCGCCCAGCTCCGGCGGGGTAGCCCTGCTGCAAATGCTGCAGATGCTGGAGCCCTACAACCTAGGTAAGGCTGGTTGGCATTCGCCCCAGGCCACGCACTGGATTACGGAGGCCGAACGCCGCGTGTACGCCGACCGCGCTACCTACCTCGGCGACCCAGACTTTGGACGGGTGCCGGTGGCGCAGCTGCTCGAAAAATCGTACAACCAGCGGCGCATGGCCTCTATCCTTCCCTACCGGGCCACACCCAGCGCCCAGGTAACGGCCGGCACAGGCCTGCCCGGCTACGAGTCGGACCAGACCACGCACTACAACATTGTGGACGCGCAGGGTAACGCGGTCAGCTGCACCACCACCCTCAACGGGGCTTACGGTAGCAAGGTGGTAGTGGCCGGAGCGGGTTTTCTGCTTAACAACGAGATGGACGATTTCAGTAGCAAACCTGGCACACCTAACGCCTACGGACTGGTAGGCGGCGCGGCCAATGCCATTGCGCCCGGCAAGCGCATGCTGTCCTCCATGACGCCGGCTATTCTCACCAAAAACAAGAAACTGGCCCTGGTAGTGGGCACGCCCGGCGGCAGCACCATCATTACCAGCGTCATGCAGGCCATCCTCAACACCCTAGATTACGGCCTGAACGCCCAGCAAGCCGTGGCCGCCCCGCGCCTGCACCACCAGTGGCTCCCCGACCAGATTGACGTGGAAGCCGGCGCCCTGCTACCCGCCGCTCAAGACACGCTGCGGGCCCGCGGTTACCTATTCAACCCGCGTGCACCCTGGGGCCGGGTAGAGGTGATTCGGGTGCTGCCCGGTGGCCAGCTAGAAGGCGGCGCCGACCCCCGCGGCGACGACGCTGCGGCCGGTTACTAA